In Apium graveolens cultivar Ventura chromosome 10, ASM990537v1, whole genome shotgun sequence, the following are encoded in one genomic region:
- the LOC141689674 gene encoding DDT domain-containing protein DDR4-like isoform X1, which yields MSKAQSSSPIHSDSKDTKNTIPNNLIRRERPSRACTIRSAARLHHAAAAEAKFTADYSKRKKKKRKERPRPRDEEEEEEEPSSPPQDDQCSKIVTLLIGEPPPSQLPRWSIRSMWELASILDFLNVFRPLLNIKAEFSVEEFETALITPNNTLADIHIPLLRAIPPITRMALGQNTWITVLCRKLRDWWHWVAEGELPIVASHGAEIEAYNTLDPGVRVFILKALCDIRVEQEDIRNYIDNSIKQGVQMSTFRKERIGGDSRGIFYWYEDDSVIGQRLYREIRKVEVKKGKGKSVQPIPSSCYEWETVATNLDEFQEVSEKLLASKNRTEASVGKKLYNDMLPEIEKVHKKREKLLKKQHRQALLLDNMMGVDGLGLGRSLRGRKPVSYTFDDYDRSINEAIKITKTKQPSPEHIVRREGLRHDTSLNGSRMAGPSQNPQPESFSPLSPKSPDYEESDNEDNSEPVDRSNRIRQKPQRYSERKFVEADSDREADFHSDDDIVGEVVYDEEYLKKRKEMKISGSSSEGDEEYHWEGERADEEEEEEEEEEDNESFSISEDSDDRPQFKKLRGRTRRETKSRSVRDMQSGLRRSKRASRNRIDYRQLEGSDSENESLKRDEYSSQDKQDLSDSENESIKCEESNLQDKRHTNANETAEFSLGTQSEDSEPNKNDQEMKTEPTAYKKPESVETEQPQMPLKPHRPDQDGLEGVQKRQFLDLNELAPGPGFDDGPSSSMKGEDINNL from the exons ATGTCCAAGGCTCAATCCTCTTCTCCGATCCACTCCGATTCGAAAGACACCAAGAACACCATTCCTAACAATTTAATTAGGAGAGAAAGACCCTCCAGGGCTTGCACGATTCGCTCCGCTGCTAGGCTCCACCACGCAGCTGCAGCGGAGGCCAAATTTACAGCAGATTATAgcaagaggaagaagaagaagaggaaggaGAGGCCTCGGCCTCGAGATGAGGAGGAAGAAGAGGAGGAGCCCTCTTCGCCGCCTCAGGATGACCAATGTAGCAAGATTGTGACTCTGTTAATTGGGGAGCCACCCCCCTCTCAGTTGCCGCGGTGGAGTATTAGGTCCATGTGGGAGTTGGCTTCAATTCTCGATTTTTTAAAT GTTTTTAGGCCTCTGTTGAATATCAAAGCGGAGTTCTCGGTCGAGGAGTTTGAAACGGCCTTGATTACACCGAATAATACTTTGGCTGATATACACATTCCTTTATTGAGG GCAATTCCTCCGATTACTCGAATGGCACTTGGGCAAAATACTTGGATTACTGTTCTCTGTAGAAAGTTAAGGGACTGGTGGCATTGG GTTGCAGAAGGGGAGCTACCAATAGTTGCTTCTCATGG AGCTGAGATTGAAGCTTATAATACACTTGATCCTGGTGTCCGTGTGTTCATTCTAAAAGCCTTGTGCGATATTCGTGTCGAG CAAGAAGACATTCGCAACTATATAGATAATTCAATTAAGCAAGGAGTTCAAATGTCAACATTCCGTAAAGAACGTATTGGTGGTGATTCTCGTGGAATCTTCTACTG GTATGAAGATGATTCTGTCATTGGTCAGCGTTTGTACAGAGAAATCAGGAAAGTTGAGGTGAAGAAAGGAAAGGGAAAAAGTGTACAACCTATTCCTAGTTCATGTTATGAATGGGAGACGGTTGCAACAAATTTGGATGAATTCCAAGAAGTTTCT GAGAAGCTTTTAGCAAGCAAAAATAGAACTGAAGCTTCAGTTGGAAAAAAGTTATATAATGACATGCTTCCGGAGATTGAGAAGGTCCACAAG AAAAGAGAGAAGCTGTTGAAGAAACAACATAGACAAGCTCTTCTCCTCGATAATATGATGGGTGTTGATGGGCTTGGTCTCGGACGTTCCCTTCGTGGTAGAAAACCTGTATCATATACTTTTG ATGATTATGACCGATCAATAAATGAAGCTATCAAGATAACGAA AACAAAGCAGCCATCTCCTGAACATATTGTCAGAAGAGAAGGTTTAAGACATGATACATCTTTGAATGGAAGTAGAATGGCCGGCCCTTCACAAAATCCTCAACCAGAGTCATTCAGTCCTTTATCGCCAAAATCTCCTGATTACGAGGAAAGCGACAATGAAGATAATTCTGAGCCAGTGGATCGCAG TAATCGAATTAGGCAGAAGCCTCAACGATATTCAGAAAGAAAGTTTGTTGAAGCAGACTCAGATCGCGAGGCAGACTTTCACAGTGACGATGATATAGTTGGGGAGGTTGTATATGACGAAGAATATTTGAAGAAACGAAAAGAAATGAAGATATCTGGTAGCAGCTCTGAAGGAGACGAGGAGTATCACTGGGAAGGAGAACGTGCTGacgaggaagaggaagaggaagaggaagaagaggatAATGAGTCCTTCAGTATTAGTGAGGATAGTGACGACCGTCCACAATTTAAGAAATTACGAGGCAGAACTAGGAGGGAAACAAAGTCGAGGTCAGTTCGTGACATGCAGTCAGGTCTAAGACGTAGTAAAAGGGCTTCCAGAAACCGTATTGATTATAGACAATTGGAGGGGTCAGATTCAGAAAATGAGTCACTAAAACGCGATGAATATAGTTCACAAGACAAACAAGATTTATCAGATTCAGAAAACGAGTCCATTAAATGCGAAGAATCAAATTTGCAAGATAAAAGGCACACTAATGCAAATGAAACTGCAGAATTTTCATTGGGTACGCAAAGCGAAGATTCAGAACCAAATAAAAATGACCAGGAGATGAAAACTGAACCAACTGCCTATAAGAAGCCGGAGTCAGTAGAAACAGAACAGCCTCAAATGCCTTTAAAACCTCATAGACCCGATCAAGATGGGTTGGAAGGTGTACAAAAAAGGCAATTTCTGGACCTAAATGAACTTGCCCCGGGGCCTGGCTTCGACGATGGTCCCAGTTCATCCATGAAAGGTGAAGATATAAATAACTTGTAA
- the LOC141689674 gene encoding DDT domain-containing protein DDR4-like isoform X2: MSKAQSSSPIHSDSKDTKNTIPNNLIRRERPSRACTIRSAARLHHAAAAEAKFTADYSKRKKKKRKERPRPRDEEEEEEEPSSPPQDDQCSKIVTLLIGEPPPSQLPRWSIRSMWELASILDFLNVFRPLLNIKAEFSVEEFETALITPNNTLADIHIPLLRAIPPITRMALGQNTWITVLCRKLRDWWHWVAEGELPIVASHGAEIEAYNTLDPGVRVFILKALCDIRVEQEDIRNYIDNSIKQGVQMSTFRKERIGGDSRGIFYWYEDDSVIGQRLYREIRKVEVKKGKGKSVQPIPSSCYEWETVATNLDEFQEVSKREKLLKKQHRQALLLDNMMGVDGLGLGRSLRGRKPVSYTFDDYDRSINEAIKITKTKQPSPEHIVRREGLRHDTSLNGSRMAGPSQNPQPESFSPLSPKSPDYEESDNEDNSEPVDRSNRIRQKPQRYSERKFVEADSDREADFHSDDDIVGEVVYDEEYLKKRKEMKISGSSSEGDEEYHWEGERADEEEEEEEEEEDNESFSISEDSDDRPQFKKLRGRTRRETKSRSVRDMQSGLRRSKRASRNRIDYRQLEGSDSENESLKRDEYSSQDKQDLSDSENESIKCEESNLQDKRHTNANETAEFSLGTQSEDSEPNKNDQEMKTEPTAYKKPESVETEQPQMPLKPHRPDQDGLEGVQKRQFLDLNELAPGPGFDDGPSSSMKGEDINNL, encoded by the exons ATGTCCAAGGCTCAATCCTCTTCTCCGATCCACTCCGATTCGAAAGACACCAAGAACACCATTCCTAACAATTTAATTAGGAGAGAAAGACCCTCCAGGGCTTGCACGATTCGCTCCGCTGCTAGGCTCCACCACGCAGCTGCAGCGGAGGCCAAATTTACAGCAGATTATAgcaagaggaagaagaagaagaggaaggaGAGGCCTCGGCCTCGAGATGAGGAGGAAGAAGAGGAGGAGCCCTCTTCGCCGCCTCAGGATGACCAATGTAGCAAGATTGTGACTCTGTTAATTGGGGAGCCACCCCCCTCTCAGTTGCCGCGGTGGAGTATTAGGTCCATGTGGGAGTTGGCTTCAATTCTCGATTTTTTAAAT GTTTTTAGGCCTCTGTTGAATATCAAAGCGGAGTTCTCGGTCGAGGAGTTTGAAACGGCCTTGATTACACCGAATAATACTTTGGCTGATATACACATTCCTTTATTGAGG GCAATTCCTCCGATTACTCGAATGGCACTTGGGCAAAATACTTGGATTACTGTTCTCTGTAGAAAGTTAAGGGACTGGTGGCATTGG GTTGCAGAAGGGGAGCTACCAATAGTTGCTTCTCATGG AGCTGAGATTGAAGCTTATAATACACTTGATCCTGGTGTCCGTGTGTTCATTCTAAAAGCCTTGTGCGATATTCGTGTCGAG CAAGAAGACATTCGCAACTATATAGATAATTCAATTAAGCAAGGAGTTCAAATGTCAACATTCCGTAAAGAACGTATTGGTGGTGATTCTCGTGGAATCTTCTACTG GTATGAAGATGATTCTGTCATTGGTCAGCGTTTGTACAGAGAAATCAGGAAAGTTGAGGTGAAGAAAGGAAAGGGAAAAAGTGTACAACCTATTCCTAGTTCATGTTATGAATGGGAGACGGTTGCAACAAATTTGGATGAATTCCAAGAAGTTTCT AAAAGAGAGAAGCTGTTGAAGAAACAACATAGACAAGCTCTTCTCCTCGATAATATGATGGGTGTTGATGGGCTTGGTCTCGGACGTTCCCTTCGTGGTAGAAAACCTGTATCATATACTTTTG ATGATTATGACCGATCAATAAATGAAGCTATCAAGATAACGAA AACAAAGCAGCCATCTCCTGAACATATTGTCAGAAGAGAAGGTTTAAGACATGATACATCTTTGAATGGAAGTAGAATGGCCGGCCCTTCACAAAATCCTCAACCAGAGTCATTCAGTCCTTTATCGCCAAAATCTCCTGATTACGAGGAAAGCGACAATGAAGATAATTCTGAGCCAGTGGATCGCAG TAATCGAATTAGGCAGAAGCCTCAACGATATTCAGAAAGAAAGTTTGTTGAAGCAGACTCAGATCGCGAGGCAGACTTTCACAGTGACGATGATATAGTTGGGGAGGTTGTATATGACGAAGAATATTTGAAGAAACGAAAAGAAATGAAGATATCTGGTAGCAGCTCTGAAGGAGACGAGGAGTATCACTGGGAAGGAGAACGTGCTGacgaggaagaggaagaggaagaggaagaagaggatAATGAGTCCTTCAGTATTAGTGAGGATAGTGACGACCGTCCACAATTTAAGAAATTACGAGGCAGAACTAGGAGGGAAACAAAGTCGAGGTCAGTTCGTGACATGCAGTCAGGTCTAAGACGTAGTAAAAGGGCTTCCAGAAACCGTATTGATTATAGACAATTGGAGGGGTCAGATTCAGAAAATGAGTCACTAAAACGCGATGAATATAGTTCACAAGACAAACAAGATTTATCAGATTCAGAAAACGAGTCCATTAAATGCGAAGAATCAAATTTGCAAGATAAAAGGCACACTAATGCAAATGAAACTGCAGAATTTTCATTGGGTACGCAAAGCGAAGATTCAGAACCAAATAAAAATGACCAGGAGATGAAAACTGAACCAACTGCCTATAAGAAGCCGGAGTCAGTAGAAACAGAACAGCCTCAAATGCCTTTAAAACCTCATAGACCCGATCAAGATGGGTTGGAAGGTGTACAAAAAAGGCAATTTCTGGACCTAAATGAACTTGCCCCGGGGCCTGGCTTCGACGATGGTCCCAGTTCATCCATGAAAGGTGAAGATATAAATAACTTGTAA